The following are from one region of the Lytechinus pictus isolate F3 Inbred chromosome 4, Lp3.0, whole genome shotgun sequence genome:
- the LOC129259644 gene encoding uncharacterized protein LOC129259644: MKIMEYLIQQGSDVNMADLEGWTPFNTAIQYGHLEAVKYLIEIGAKQNRDDGRTPLYAAARFGHFDIVKYFISNGADVNNENDNGKVSLHGAAFNGNMKIMEYLIEQGSDVDKADQKGWTPFNAAIQFGHLEVIKYLIDKGAKQNRYEGRTPLYAAARFGHFDIVEYFISNGADVNNENYNGKVSLHGAAFNGNMKIMEYLIEQGSDVDKADQKGWTPFNVAIQFGHLEVIKYLIDKGAKQNRYEGMTPLYIAAQVGHLDIVDYFVSNGVDVNEENDDGRIPLHGATFKGNINIMRYLVKRGSEVNKADSKGGKPFNAANQRGHLEAVKYLLDKGADQNRFRGKTPLHAAAQFGHLDIVKFFISNGADVNEENDNGIIPLHGAAVSGNMKIMEYLTEEGSEVNKGDPKGWTAFNAAIQYGHPEAVKYLIDKGAKQNRCGGMTPLYAAAQFGHLDIVKFFISNGADVNEENDNGKIPLHSAAINGNMDIMKYLIQQGSDVIKSNLKGWTSFNAALQGGHLEAVKYLIEIGAKQNRYEGMTPLYAAAQFSHSDIVKFFISNGADVNEVNDNGIIPLHGAAVSGNMKIMKYLIQQGSDINKGDTKGWTAFNAAIQYGHLEAVKYLLDKGAKQNGYDGMTPLYIATQAGHLDIVQYLISNGSDVNGVDDEGTIAIHAAVRKGNIEIAEYLIQRGSDVNKAGNNGLTPLNAAIIEGHLEVVKFLMAKRAHCLSYKGMTPLYIATQYGHIDVVKFLVSKGSNVNEGTESKKSPLHAACYNGNIDVVEYLLFNNADVNHQDQDGWTPLQAAQQEGHLQIIKFLSVRGANMKDIDGITSIQASPNIDHSTRIKGISSTDDVCAEIATGDPQHKDHQTAMTLEFVTASVTDPETHSCATHTEQSKLHVHNMYDGNAFIHAGIEEERCAELPVRAPSAGAHTVEDGASEKDNLFSGAKSKSPDEYEHGLSQDGIDTVQHFRARKQYNRVNDTSHPDSHYLDEWASIQAVRQEGHLKVIEYPSVCDAHGKDKGGITSTQASPNMNRSSRIEGISSTDFVCTQIATGDPQHKDHQTAITLEIVTATVTDPETHSGSTHTEQSKLHVHNMNDGNAGIEEERYDELHVRALSTGAHEAKVDANQKPNPFSGAQSKSPDKSEHGSSQDDIVKVQNCMTKTKYNQTDDTSRLVFFGPHKWQYNGFRTPFLQTQRTQSNSMTSSQVSEDTESRLHLLAKEIGQTRKPPNLINKRNDCVSHGASSELNRTLRSEPFQIGHQVIYDKQHLSHIGATSGNTGWKTLSEHQKASTDRPPTILLFLQTFLQMILALAILLAGCPVHVGADGITEEVTLLAGSRGVVPFYFPMSGNDTFSGLPYYLLQFESQLRPFCVNGKIDIGGFKSPTQSQRFKTKITDLDTSPSVNLIIDNVETIDQDSYLFTTILHHSQEYVQYETVKKNCFVQIPHGPAKCFITTSENHEFTYEVHCRASSGSTATTIACYHNGQKLHSGNGIEDDGQVTRGIFFIPFNNRFACCSHEVTSFISAATCNDFEWPPRKPRADSTTGITSIAPNSVNSTSDMPVSISTNPTTHIKYCADSGAGRKFIHIFLWYMPCLFIGVLNFVK, translated from the exons ATGAAGATTATGGAATATCTCATTCAACAAGGGTCTGATGTGAACATGGCTGATCTAGAGGGTTGGACACCATTCAATACTGCTATTCAATACGGTCATCTAGAAGCTGTCAAATATCTCATAGAAATAGGAGCAAAGCAGAACAGAGATGATGGAAGGACCCCTCTCTATGCTGCAGCTCGATTCGGTCATTTCGATATCGTAAAATACTTCATTTCAAATGGAGCTGAtgtgaataatgaaaatgataatgggAAGGTCTCATTACATGGAGCTGCTTTCAACGGTAATATGAAGATCATGGAATATCTCATTGAACAAGGCTCTGATGTGGACAAGGCTGATCAAAAGGGTTGGACCCCATTCAATGCTGCTATTCAATTTGGTCATCTAGAAGTTATCAAATATCTCATAGATAAAGGAGCCAAGCAGAACAGATATGAGGGAAGGACCCCTCTCTATGCTGCAGCTCGATTCGGTCATTTCGATATCGTGGAATACTTCATTTCAAATGGAGCTGAtgtgaataatgaaaattataatggGAAGGTCTCATTACATGGAGCTGCTTTCAACGGTAACATGAAGATCATGGAATATCTCATTGAACAAGGCTCTGATGTGGACAAGGCTGATCAAAAGGGTTGGACACCATTCAATGTTGCTATTCAATTTGGTCATCTAGAAGTTATCAAATATCTCATAGATAAAGGAGCCAAGCAGAACAGATATGAGGGAATGACTCCACTCTACATTGCAGCACAAGTCGGTCATTTAGATATCGTAGATTACTTTGTTTCCAATGGCGTTGATGTGAAcgaagaaaatgatgatgggAGGATTCCTCTTCATGGAGCAACTTTTAAAGGTAACATCAATATCATGAGATACCTCGTCAAAAGAGGGTCTGAAGTGAACAAGGCCGACTCGAAAGGGGGAAAACCGTTCAATGCTGCAAATCAAAGAGGCCATCTAGAAGCTGTTAAATATCTCCTAGATAAAGGAGCCGACCAGAACAGGTTTCGAGGAAAAACCCCTCTCCACGCTGCAGCTCAATTTGGTCACTTGGACATCgtgaaattcttcatttccaatggcGCTGATGtgaatgaagaaaatgataatggGATTATTCCTCTTCATGGAGCTGCTGTTAGCGGTAATATGAAGATCATGGAATATCTCACTGAAGAAGGGTCTGAAGTGAACAAAGGTGATCCAAAGGGTTGGACAGCATTCAATGCTGCCATTCAATACGGTCATCCAGAAGCTGTCAAATATCTCATAGATAAAGGAGCCAAGCAGAACAGGTGTGGTGGAATGACTCCACTCTATGCTGCAGCTCAATTCGGTCATTTAGATATCGTGAAATTCTTCATTTCTAATGGAGCTGATGtgaatgaagaaaatgataatggGAAGATTCCATTACATTCAGCAGCTATCAACGGTAACATGGATATCATGAAATATCTCATTCAACAAGGCTCAGATGTTATCAAGTCTAATCTGAAAGGCTGGACATCATTCAATGCTGCTCTTCAAGGAGGTCATCTAGAAGCTGTCAAATATCTCATAGAAATAGGAGCCAAGCAGAACAGATATGAAGGAATGACCCCTCTCTATGCTGCAGCTCAATTCAGTCATTCAGATATCGTGAAATTCTTCATTTCTAATGGCGCTGATGTAAATGAAGTAAACGATAATGGAATCATTCCTCTTCATGGAGCTGCTGTAAGTGGTAATATGAAGATCATGAAATATCTCATTCAACAAGGATCAGACATTAACAAAGGTGATACAAAGGGTTGGACAGCATTCAATGCTGCTATTCAGTACGGTCATCTAGAAGCTGTCAAATATCTCTTAGATAAAGGAGCCAAGCAGAACGGATATGATGGAATGACCCCACTCTATATTGCGACACAAGCCGGTCATTTAGATATAGTCCAATACTTGATATCCAACGGTTCTGACGTCAATGGGGTAGATGACGAAGGGACGATTGCTATACACGCTGCTGTCCGTAAGGGTAACATTGAAATCGCTGAGTACCTCATTCAGCGCGGCTCTGATGTAAACAAGGCAGGCAACAATGGGTTGACACCACTGAATGCAGCGATCATTGAAGGCCATTTGGAAGTTGTCAAATTTCTCATGGCAAAAAGAGCCCATTGCTTAAGTTACAAAGGAATGACCCCACTTTACATCGCTACTCAATACGGCCATATTGACGTAGTGAAATTCCTCGTATCCAAAGGATCTAATGTGAACGAAGGGACTGAGAGTAAGAAATCTCCGCTTCATGCAGCATGTTACAATGGCAACATCGATGTGGTAGAATACTTACTTTTCAACAATGCTGATGTCAATCATCAAGATCAAGATGGATGGACGCCACTTCAAGCCGCTCAACAAGAAGGCCACCTACAAATAATCAAGTTTCTTTCAGTGCGTGGTGCAAACATGAAGGATATTGATGGTATAACCTCGATACAGGCGTCACCAAACATAGATCATTCTACCCGAATAAAAGGAATTTCGAGTACTGATGATGTCTGTGCTGAGATTGCGACAGGAGATCCACAACATAAAGACCATCAAACTGCAATGACATTAGAATTCGTGACGGCATCTGTGACGGACCCCGAGACTCATTCATGTGCAACACATACAGAACAATCCAAACTACACGTGCACAATATGTATGATGGCAATGCATTCATCCACGCTGGCATAGAAGAGGAAAGATGTGCTGAACTCCCTGTGAGGGCTCCCTCCGCTGGGGCTCATACAGTTGAGGATGGTGCCAGTGAGAAGGATAATCTCTTCTCAGGTGCCAAGTCGAAATCTCCTGACGAATATGAACATGGTTTATCCCAGGATGGCATTGATACAGTGCAACACTTCAGGGCTAGGAAACAATACAACCGAGTCAATGATACAAGCCATCCTGACTCGCATTATCTAGATGAATGGGCATCAATTCAAGCAGTTAGACAAGAAGGCCACCTAAAAGTAATTGAGTATCCTTCAGTGTGTGATGCACACGGGAAAGATAAGGGTGGTATAACTTCGACACAGGCGTCGCCAAACATGAATCGTTCTTCTCGAATAGAAGGAATATCGAGTACTGATTTTGTCTGTACTCAAATTGCGACAGGAGATCCACAACATAAAGACCATCAAACTGCAATCACATTAGAAATCGTGACGGCAACTGTGACGGACCCCGAAACTCATTCAGGTTCAACACATACAGAACAATCCAAGCTACACGTGCACAATATGAATGATGGCAATGCTGGCATAGAGGAGGAAAGATATGATGAACTCCATGTGAGGGCTCTCTCCACTGGGGCTCATGAAGCTAAGGTTGACGCCAATCAGAAGCCTAATCCTTTCTCTGGTGCCCAGTCGAAATCTCCTGACAAATCTGAACATGGTTCATCCCAGGATGACATTGTCAAAGTACAGAACTGCATGACAAAGACAAAATATAACCAAACCGATGATACAAGCCGTCTCGTCTTCTTTGGACCTCATAAATGGCAATACAACGGCTTTCGTACACCATTCCTACAAACCCAACGCACTCAGAGCAATTCTATGACCAGTAGTCAGGTTTCAGAAGACACAGAGTCGAGATTGCATCTCTTAGCTAAAGAGATCGGACAAACCAGA AAACCTCCGAATCTCATCAATAAAAGAAATGATTGTGTCAGTCACGGAGCTTCGTCGGAGTTAAACAG AACCCTAAGATCAGAACCTTTTCAAATTGGTCATCAAGTCATCTACGACAAACAACACCTCTCCCACATAGGTGCAACTTCTGGCAACACTGGATGGAAAACCTTG tCTGAACACCAAAAGGCATCGACAGATCGGCCCCCTACAATTCTGTTATTCTTACAAACCTTCCTGCAGATGATTTTAGCTTTAGCCATCCTTCTTGCAGGATGTCCAGTTCACGTAGGAGCGGATGGTATAACCGAAGAGGTAACCCTGCTTGCAGGTAGTCGTGGTGTTGTCCCATTCTATTTCCCGATGTCCGGTAATGATACTTTTTCGGGTCTTCCATATTACCTACTTCAGTTTGAATCACAGCTTCGGCCATTCTGCGTTAATGGGAAAATTGATATAGGGGGCTTTAAAAGCCCGACCCAATCACAAAGATTCAAAACCAAAATAACAGATTTAGACACATCTCCCTCCGTCAACCTTATTATAGATAACGTTGAGACAATCGATCAGGATAGCTACCTATTCACGACAATCCTCCATCATAGTCAAGAATACGTACAGTATGAAACTGTGAAGAAGAATTGTTTTGTTCAAATACCACATGGGCCTGCAAAATGCTTCATCACTACAAGTGAAAATCATGAATTCACATATGAAGTGCACTGTCGGGCTTCTTCTGGTAGTACGGCGACGACAATAGCATGTTACCACAATGGTCAGAAGTTGCACTCCGGGAACGGTATTGAGGATGATGGTCAAGTTACCAGAGGAATATTTTTCATTCCATTTAATAATCGCTTCGCTTGCTGTTCACATGAAGTTACGTCATTTATTAGTGCTGCAACATGCAATGACTTTGAGTGGCCACCTCGCAAGCCTAGGGCAGACAGTACAACGGGTATTACCAGCATTGCACCTAACTCTGTAAACAGCACAAGCGACATGCCTGTTAGTATTTCAACCAACCCCACGACCCATATTAAATATTGCGCAGATTCTGGAGCTGGTAGAaaattcattcacatttttctgTGGTATATGCCATGCCTGTTTATAGGTGTcctaaattttgtaaaataa